The sequence GCGGAATTAATTTCTTGTATGAAGGCAACGTGGATGACAGAGAGAACGAtatgaaatatgaaattaaaatgaTAAACTAATTATGTAAGATTTCCCGCAGAACATAGATGGGCTTAGCAACAACCGGCataaaaaatagtaaacaaaaaATTATATTGCCATTCATGTGCAGTTTCAAAACAGTACATAAGTTGTCGGCAACCAATTTCTCTACCTAAAATTATTGCAAAGAATTTCTAATGCTTGGTTTCCTCGTCCATGTGTAATAATAAGCTTAGTCAACCTTGGACATTTGCGCAGCTTTGAACATTTCAGTCGATGCAAAATTCTCATATTGGCAAGCCTGTCACTATTTCTATTTCCGACTTAGTTGCCTCGAGTCTTCAGGGAATTCCGTGAGCTTTGTGCAACCTGTTACTTGAACATTCAAGTTAGTCATTTGTCTCAAGAAATCTGGTGCGTATGTGAGGCTTGAGCAACCGTCGAGATTTAGTTTCTGCAAACTTTTCAAATTAGCCAGTGAAACAGGCAAGGATGTCAAATAAGGGCTTCCCAAGTCAAGAAACTTCAAGTTGATCAATCTCCCAATTTCGTTCGGtatttcttcaaggcttgtaccGCCCAAATTTAGGCTCTCTAAACACAGCTGACATGGAACTTGAGAGGGCAAGTCTCCCAGTTTTctacaatttttaaaattcaaatattgaAGAGTGGTGATTTTCCCCAAAAACTGAGGCGGAATCTCCAGATTGCTACAACTTTGAAGATCTAAATGCTGGAGATTTATCAGTTGCTTAAAAGAGGGAGGCAAAGCCTTCAACGCGCTGTTGAAGGCAAGATCTAAATGTTTCAAGTGCCCCAATTTCCCAAAACTTGTTGGCAGTGTTGTCAATGCTCTACACCACCGTAGTGTAAGGTGTTCCAAGGATTGTAGATGACAAAACTCTTCTGTTAAAACCTCGAGGCTCGTGTTTAGATATTCGTCCACCAcaatcttttgtagctgttgtaaCTGCCCTATAGATTTTGGAAACTTTCCAATGCTTCCAAGAACAATCAGTTCCCTTAGCTGCGTAGGTTGCTGCAAACAGACAAGGAAAGGAAATTAGATAACGTAAAAAAATGTTGGAGTTATCTTTTCAATCTCACAAGTCTATGAATCATTTGATAAGTCTATGAATCATCTGTAGCCAAAACGAGTATTGCAATAGCAATAATCatggtttttttttatcaaatgctattttgtttacaaatgatATATGAACTTATAAGGCTGAATAAATAATTCCAAAAAAACGAAAGCAGAAATTAGCACCTCTACGTTGCTGAAAGACCCCATGAACTTCCAAAATTCTCATAGACAAGGAAATAAGATCATCATATTAATTAAAATGATAAATGACGAAAAAGTCTGACCGATAAAGCCGAACAAGAAATAAGTACCTTCCCATTACTACTCCATAGTTTTTGAAAGACCCCATTAAGTTCCAAAATTCTCATATTTTTGAGGGATACCCACGAGGGTATGCAAGGATATGAACAATTTTGCCAGCGAAGCCACACCAGGTTTCTTGTGAGGTTGCTATATTCGCCTTTTAAGGAATCACCTTTAGCAACTAGTACCTGTAATCAATTGAGTCAGATATGTCTCAGCTATTTCTCTTAAAGAAAACTCAGCATTACATCTAACCAAGAAAACGCTAGGCATAAATATCTATATTGCCAATTACCCTTAGAATTGGTGTTGCGTCGCTGAGCAGTACATCCCTGATTTTATCTAATCGAGCACTCCAGACATCTTTCGACTCCCGGCCATGTAATCCCCCTAGTACTTGGAGAGATAATGGCTGACCACCGCACGCACTAGACAACTTCTCATCAAGATAATCAATTTCACTGATCTTATGGCGTTGTGAGAAAGCATGCAGACAGAAAAGCTTTTTAGCATGTAAAGAATCTAATCCTTTCATCATGTAGACTGAGCAAATACCATAGCTTTTAAGAACGCCTACGTCACGTGTTGTGACGATAACCAAGCTGCCCGATCCGAGTATGTTCCTTTCGGGTAGCAGAGCGTCTAATTGATACACGTTATCTATGCTATCTAAAACAATTAGCACACGTCGATTCTTAAGCTGATGCGCCAGAATTATCTTCCCTTCATTTATACTGTCGATTGTTAAAGCATCAATATGACCAAGCAAGTCGTCTAGCACCTGTTTCTGCAGCATATAGAGACCATTTTCTTTAGCGGCCTTACTCACATCAAGAAGAAAACTCGATCCAGAGAAACGCGACCTTTGCCGTCTAAAGATTTCGTTTGCGAGAGTTGTTTTGCCACAGCCCCCCATGCCCACAATCCCCACAATATTCACATTCTTCTGAAGTGTACTCCTTTCGAAGCTCTTAATTGTCCCATCGAGTTCAACAAGATATTCAACATCATCTAGTTCTCGTTTCCTCTTCATCATGGAAACGGAATCTTCAATGCTCTTTGACATGGTTTTGAATCACCAAAGCATTCACATAATAACATCACTCAGCGAGAGTTATAAGAGAGAAGAGACAAGGTGATCCAGGAGGATATGCTCGATCAACAGTttgatattattttaaaaaaataaaaaaatattgtcttctttcttctttctctttttgttAATTCATCGTTTTATTATTGTTATATTCATTGTTTTATTATTGTTATGATCATTTAAGCATTTTAATTACGTTTTTAAGATCTTCAATTTAATCGTTGTAATAGTTAATCATACACGTGtaacagtcatagatcctaacatcagattACAAGACAATGAATATACTTAGTCAAGAGAAAGAAGAATTATGTAATAGTAGTTCACAATTTAAACCCATTCAAACTCATTGAAGGATAAAATATAGGGTAAAAACAGTTCAAAAGatatgaagaggacaccaagaTGGTAACTCCATAATGTCCATGGTGAGGTATTTAATAGCCATAATTTGAGAGGTATTTAATAGCCGTAATTTGATGAGCTTATTATAatatcaaaataatataaaattgaaacacaaataaactattttcttgaaaaaatttcttgatctatcaaattaatgatgatgaataaATTACAATTActtcattatattaatattttaaatacaTCATATATTTTTAAAAACTTCTTTAAAActtatattattaaaaattaaaaaattaaaaaatcaagaaaattacCACATACTTATACTAACTAAAACTAAAAAAACTAAAACATAGAACTATGCAATATTCCAACAAGTGATGGGTGTTTATCCGAGGTAGCCGTGAATCTTCTCAAGGTCGAAACAATTTGGAAATATATCCATTCAGTAAGTACATTTCAAATGTGACGGAGGAAACATCATGGACAATTCAAACATGTCGATGAACACTGTTAAACGACGTGCACCTTCACCTGTGGCCTCTCTTTACTCGACCACCTTCAATTTAAAACTTTTTTTAATGAATTGTGAGAGAGAAATGTTTGTTGACTTGTTGCCTCTATCGAGAAATTATTAATGATAAACattttttattactattttctGATTTAAAAAGTATATACCACGTGAAGTCTTGTATACGATACCCACAAAATCTTGAAATCGACCCTCTCATGATAAGGACAAAgtttatttaatttgttaaatttcaatttaaaaagcGCAAAGGTAAGGAATACTCTAAGCTGTACCAATAACTTAAAACTTATAATCCAAATTTCTGACGTTTTATTGTTTTGGTTTCGCCGCCGGAAAGGTAGCGTATTCCTTAGAAGACATAATtacaataatatattttaaaaatgtcCTTTTATCCAAAACAGTGTGTGGGATTAAAGTAGGTGACTGACAAACTATGTCTCTAGCACACGGATAATTTAATCTTCATCTTCTTATTATTTTATTTGGGAGTTTGTGtaaagaataatttatttaaattttaaaacttgaTGATTTTGACCGACTTAGACAAATATAGGTGACTTTTAGCATTTTGCTCAAGCAGTTTGAATTCCCAAGGGGACAGAGAGTCAAGCGATTTTTTAAATAGAGTTTTGGATAACCTAGAATTTCTTCAAAATGTAAAAAAATGGTGCAGCCGTTTTGGCTGCACTTACTTTGCAAAGTGCCGCAATGGACAGCTCCAAGGACGATGAGATGCTATCAAAGTTATATGGAAGCGCTACGATCAGAAGCATTACTCTTTGCTTGTCTATGTTCTGGTCTTTATTATTGGTTGACTTTCTTTCCTTTGAGAGCCTAAACCTTTTTCAATTTTGTTTACATTGTTTTATCACATATTCGGAAATATAATTGAGTTATAAGATTTGTAATATATGGtacatttttttgttattgttattTGTTGATAAGCTAGTcattttttcactattttatttttttgtataggCATTTGCATTAAAAGTTAATTAAAAGTACATTATCTAAAAAAAAAGTAGGGAGATGTGAGATCACGCTTTAGGAGTGATGTCAGTAGCGCTCAGAAATAGTACTATAACATAAAAGAAAACACGGGTAGTGTTCGAAAAAAGAAACAACTAAGTGGCTAAAGCAATGGCAATAGGCGACGGTGATGAATCACTATCATCCTTGGGACCCCATACATTAGCAAGGTTAGGGTTGTCATCTGGGAAGGACCACCCTTCATTAGTAGTcgtctcttcattctccttctccttCCTAGTCAGGGAAATGGCCAAAGAAAGTCGACCCCTTGGAAGAGTGGGGTCAAGTATTACCTCCGTCGGTATCCAACCAGCCAAAACCAGCTCTAGCAGAAAAGTTAGCACCCCCCTGTACCCCACCCGAAGGTAGAGCCACCATGTGGTAGAGAGGTTGAGCGACGCCAATTGAAGTCGCTACAACCGTTCGATTGGCGACAAGGAAACTAGGCCCACGAGGGTTGTGATGACGAGAAGAGGAGTTGCAGTCATGCCGCTAGCCTTGGGACCTCCAGAACAGTCATGGAAAGGAGATCATTCATGAGAGGTAGAATGGTTTGAAGGCACTCATTCCATTGTACAAGGGGCATTTCCCCAATGGTCTAGAAGCACTTGGGCCACCTCGAGTGCAACCTTGTTGTCTTGCACTTGAATCTAAAGCATCACATTATTACAAATACACACTTTAGTAAAATGCGAAACCTGAATATCAATAGAGTTGTGAGAAAATAAAACTACATTTCTATCCTTCCATAATGTGAAGAGGATTTCCACCCTAAAAGCATGCCAAATCTATGTGAATTTGAAGCGATTCCAAGGGGAGTCCCTATAAGAGCCATATGCCAAGTGAAAGGGTCATGGTGAAAAGActttaaaaaatcataaatccaATTGCTCAAATGTTGAGCTCGGTGACAAAACCATAAAAGGTGAGTAAAAGATTCTGGTTGACCACAAAATGGGTAGTGAGGGTTAGGAACTCCCAAGTACCGCAACCAAGATCCTAATGACAatccttggaaaagaatacactaGGCAAGGTGAGCCAGCATAAGCTCAATAATGACAAACCAAATAGTTTGAAATCTCTTATACCATATGAGTTGTAGCGACTGCAAATGCTACCGGAGATTCAAAGTTAGGACTAGGCAAATGAAGCACAAGCCAGTGGTAAGCCAACCTAGGCTTATAATTGCAAAAGGGTGTGTTGGGAAACCAATGCCAATATTTCCACCAGGGTTTGATAGAATGAATGGCCAACATGTGTAGCATATTCAGAGGTAGAGCTGACAAGACAAGGTCAAATATTTGTTGATCTATTTGGGTGAGCCAAAACCGAACTTGCATGTTCTCCCAAGAATGGAGTTACACAGTAGCTCTAGAGAAAAATTCCCTAGGGTTGCAAATCCCACATTTGTGAAATTGGGCATAGAAAGGAATCCCTTGAATCTTAAAGAGTGGTGACCACTAAATATTTTACTGATTGAAAGAAAGACCATCCCTAAATCTAGCTCCATCTCAATGAAGCCATGGATTCATAGCTTCGCAGTCATGCCAAATGCTTTTGGAAACAAAAGTTCTTTCAATATGCAATTTGTCTTTCATGGAAATAAGGGTTTGAAAGCCGATCTCCTTCCATGAGGGCCTATTAGGTAAATATTTGACAAAAATGCAATGTTTGAAAAGAACTTTCCAGCCTTCATCACAAGTGATGGCCTAAATGACCCATTTGGCACATAACACAAGACCTTGCTTCTAGGTAGAAATTAGGCCAATCCCGCTAAACTCCTTGGGGAGACAACACTCTGCAAAAGCCAAGATGGTCTACTATCAAAGCTTACCAAAAATATTGAAGAAGCTTCTCAAGCTTATTGTAATAAGATTTTGAGTGGGGCTAGCAGGAAGAATAGTAGACATGGGTAACAACAAGAACTTTAGAACAAATTTGGAATTTGCCAACCAAAAAAAGTGGCTTAGTAATTTTGAAAGCCAATGTTTTCTTGATTGTAGTGAGAGATGCATTCCACGAGTGCACAAGAGAACCCTAGAAGGCAATAggaatgtctaaaaatcaaaagaTTTCCCAATGTTGAATGTAGCACTAGGTTTTGTACCATTGAATCACTGACCCATAATACAAACAAAAAGTGTCAACGCATTGCAAAGCTTCActaacattatcttcattttctataAGGGCGAGGAAAGAATCATCTCCAAATTCCCATTGAAAAGTTGAGAACTCAAGCAGGTAAATACCCCTAAAGTGCTTAGCAGAAATGACAGTTGTGAGAAAGTAACGAAAACCTTCAACAACCAACATTTACAAAGAGGTTTGAGCCAATGAACAACCTTGGCAAATGGAGTGAAATAGGCCAAAAGTTGAATCTTGATTGTTGGTCATTGATGGTGATAGAAGCTAAGGTGTCTCCAAAGAGAAGTTGCACTATTTAAATGAATTGATGTCCAAATTCTAAGTCCTGAAGCATAGCAACAATACAAGGCTATTCAATACGATCATAGGCTTTACAAAACTCTATCTTGACAAAGTTGAAATTTTATTTAGAACAACAAGCCCACTCCATACCTTCCCAAACAACAATGATATTATCGTGAATGAATTTGGAATTGATTAAACTTGTCTGCTCAGGTTTGACAATATAAATGAGGAGATGACAAATCTCTAGAGCCAATGCTTTAGAAATGATCTTGGAAGAgattgtagacatcctcaaggtcCCCTACCTTAGGGATGAATTTGACGTTCCTTCTATTAATAAGGTGACCAAGAGAGTGAGAATGCAAGGCTTCAAGATGGACTTTATGAAGGTCTAAGCCAACACAAGGTGAAAGGGTTTTATAAAGTTCTTGAGGCAAGCCATTACAACTCAAGGCCTTGTTATTAGTCATGGACAAAACAACCTCCTTCATATCTTCAAGGATCAAGGTTTGATAACAAAAAGTGGTTTGAGATTGAGACAGAAGAGAGGGAACAATAGAGAGACATTCCCTCAAGGCCTTCTCACATTAAGGAGAATTTTCTTGAGAAAAAACCACCTTCTCATAATGTTTGACAATGGTTTGAAGGATATTTGATAGCTCAGAGAGTATCATTTGGCCATCTTTAATGCACTTAATACTAGGTGAGGAGTGACGAGTTATAAGAAACAAGAAAAATTATTTGGATGCACGATCTACCACTTTAAGCCAGTGAAGCCTATCCTTAATCTGGGCACCACAAGCGAC is a genomic window of Cryptomeria japonica chromosome 7, Sugi_1.0, whole genome shotgun sequence containing:
- the LOC131072338 gene encoding probable disease resistance protein RPP1 — protein: MSKSIEDSVSMMKRKRELDDVEYLVELDGTIKSFERSTLQKNVNIVGIVGMGGCGKTTLANEIFRRQRSRFSGSSFLLDVSKAAKENGLYMLQKQVLDDLLGHIDALTIDSINEGKIILAHQLKNRRVLIVLDSIDNVYQLDALLPERNILGSGSLVIVTTRDVGVLKSYGICSVYMMKGLDSLHAKKLFCLHAFSQRHKISEIDYLDEKLSSACGGQPLSLQVLGGLHGRESKDVWSARLDKIRDVLLSDATPILRVLVAKGDSLKGEYSNLTRNLVWLRWQNCSYPCIPSWVSLKNMRILELNGVFQKLWSSNGKQPTQLRELIVLGSIGKFPKSIGQLQQLQKIVVDEYLNTSLEVLTEEFCHLQSLEHLTLRWCRALTTLPTSFGKLGHLKHLDLAFNSALKALPPSFKQLINLQHLDLQSCSNLEIPPQFLGKITTLQYLNFKNCRKLGDLPSQVPCQLCLESLNLGGTSLEEIPNEIGRLINLKFLDLGSPYLTSLPVSLANLKSLQKLNLDGCSSLTYAPDFLRQMTNLNVQVTGCTKLTEFPEDSRQLSRK